A stretch of DNA from Desulfatiglans anilini DSM 4660:
GGGCAGAAATCAGCTCGTATTTTCGAGTATTTATCGATCACAGCTGGTGCATTTTTCCCTGACGTCAGCGGCTAAATTTTGCTAGGGTGCTTTGCCAGGAGGGAACAGCACCTTGGCAGAGACGCTGTATCAAATTCGTGGCCGTCAGATCAGAGAGGAAGACCTCTCGTTTATCCGCGATACCATCTCCCGGCATTGGGAACGCGGTCGAACCGCCATTTCCCGAGTGCTGTGTGAGCACTGGGACTGGCGGCAGCCGAACGGGCAACTCAAAGGGATGGCCTGCCGTGCGCTGCTGCTCAAGCTCGAAGAAAAAAAGCTCGTCAACCTCCCCCCGCCTTTGTCCACAACGAATCATCGGAAGCCCCGCAAGGCTGTTCGACGCAGCTATAGCTACGACACCTCGGAGATTCACGGAACGGTCTCCGAGTTTGGTTCTTTGAAAATCGACATGGTCCGGCGAACCCCGGATGAAGGCCTGTGGGATCAACTGGTCGACAAGTACCATTACCTGGGGAGCCCCCGAATCGTCGGTGCATACCTGAAAGTACCTCGCCTACCTGGATGCACACCTGGTGGCTTGCCTCGGTTGGGGCTCAGCGGCCTGGAAGGTGGAGTGCCGCGACCGGTTCATCGGTTGGCAGCCCCGTACCAGGGAAGCGAACCTCTACAAGGTCGTCAATAACGTCCGGTTCCTGATTCTGAACTGGGTTTCGCTGGAGCACTTGGCCTCGAAGCTCCTGAGCGCCAACATCCGGATGCTTCCGGGGAACTGGCAGGCGTTTTACCGCCATCCCGTTGCCCTGCTCGAAACCTTCGTGGATACAACCCGTTTCCAGGGCACCTGCTACCGGGCAGCCAACTGGGTCTATGCAGGACCGACCAAGGGGCGTGGACGCTACGACCGCTATAACCGCTGCATGGAACCGGTCAAGGCGGTCTACCTTTACCCCCTTGGCAAGCGTTTCCGGGAGGCGCTCCATGGCTGAAACGCCTCTTTTTCCCGAAGGAATCGCCTTGACCGAAGAGGGGCTGGAGGATGTGCCGCGCTCCGTGCTCATCCAGATCATCCTCGCCCTTGTGGAGGAAAACCGCGAACTCCGAAAACGGATCGAACAACTCGAAGCGCGTCTGAACAAGGATTCCTCCAACTCGGATCGGCCGCCGTCCTCGGATCCGCCCTTCAAAAAGAAAAAATCCGGGAAGAAAAAGAAAGGCACCGATCGACGGAAACTGAGCCATCCGGGGCACCGGCAGGAGATGCTCCCGCCAAAGGAAACCCGAGTCATCCTTCCGGAAATCTGCACCTGCGGCAACCGCGAGTTCCCCGAAAACGAACCGTATTATACGCACCAGTTCATCGAACTGCCGCCGATCGACCTCGAGGTCATCCACTTCGAGCTACACCGAGGCAGGTGTTAGTGATCGCCTATATAAGTCCATTATGTGATCGCCGTAATCGAGCCACTGCGTGATCGGCTTAATGAGGCCACTTGGTGATCGGCGTAATGGAGCCAGTCGATGATCGCCTTAATGAGTCCAGTCGATGATCGCGGTAATGGAGCCAATGTGGAGGAATCGTTTTCTGCCTGAAGGAAAGA
This window harbors:
- a CDS encoding Druantia anti-phage system protein DruA; this translates as MAETLYQIRGRQIREEDLSFIRDTISRHWERGRTAISRVLCEHWDWRQPNGQLKGMACRALLLKLEEKKLVNLPPPLSTTNHRKPRKAVRRSYSYDTSEIHGTVSEFGSLKIDMVRRTPDEGLWDQLVDKYHYLGSPRIVGAYLKVPRLPGCTPGGLPRLGLSGLEGGVPRPVHRLAAPYQGSEPLQGRQ
- a CDS encoding Druantia anti-phage system protein DruA, whose translation is MACLGWGSAAWKVECRDRFIGWQPRTREANLYKVVNNVRFLILNWVSLEHLASKLLSANIRMLPGNWQAFYRHPVALLETFVDTTRFQGTCYRAANWVYAGPTKGRGRYDRYNRCMEPVKAVYLYPLGKRFREALHG
- a CDS encoding DUF6444 domain-containing protein, coding for MAETPLFPEGIALTEEGLEDVPRSVLIQIILALVEENRELRKRIEQLEARLNKDSSNSDRPPSSDPPFKKKKSGKKKKGTDRRKLSHPGHRQEMLPPKETRVILPEICTCGNREFPENEPYYTHQFIELPPIDLEVIHFELHRGRC